The Puniceicoccus vermicola sequence TCGATTTCGGCAGGTTTGGCTAAAGTGGTTTTCATTGTGGAAAAACGGAGGAAGAAAACGGCCGCAGGCCGGAATGTCAATGGATTTTCGCAAAAGTCGTGCTTTTGCCAGATTTCGTGACCGGGTCGCGGGGCGACTCGATCAGTGTTTGAGGAAAAGAAAGGCCGCGCCTTCCGGCGCGGCCTTCCCGTAAAAAAGTCTAGATCGACTTAGAATCCCAATCCCCAGGAGACGAAGAAGAGAGGATCGTCAGTAGCGAGATCCGATTCGTCAGCCTGTGAGTAGGAGAAGGTGAAGTCACCCAGGTCGGTGCTCTTCGTGAGGTCGATTTGACCGTGGAAGTAGTCACTGTCGCTAGCCGCGTCGAAGAAGTAGTAACCCAAGGTCAGGGAAACAGACACGGTTTCGGTGATGTCGTATCCGCCAGAAACGTAGAAGTAGAGGTCGTTTTCGGCGAAGGCACCGTCGTCGATTTCACTGTAGAAAGTGTAAGCAACACCAGCACCGAACATGTCGTAGGAGAGGCCTAGGTAGAGTTCAGCGAAGTTCGCGTCTTCCCCGTCCTTTTCAGGGTAGAGGTAGCCGACAACACCGACATCGTAACCGACTTCTTCGTATTCACCAGCGTATCCGCCGTATACGTCGAGTTCAGTTCCGCCAGCGAAGTTCACGTTGGAAGTCCAGGTTCCGACATAAACGCCGCTTTCGTGAGCGTAGTCCAGTCCACCTTGGACGGCTGCGCCATCACCGGTCTGAGTTACACCACGGAAAAGATAGTTACTGGTTACTCCGATGTTGCCTTCGATTGGGAAGGATTCTTCTTCTTCCTGAGCGATCGCGGTCGAGAACGATGCGGTCGCGAAGACAACTGCGGCGGGCAGGATCTTGCTGAGTTTGTTCATATCAGTTGGTTTGTATTAGTTGTTTTGTTTCGAAATCCGGAACGGTTGCCCGGTTCGAGTCGGGATTAGTGCACTTTTGATGCCAAATGTCGAGTGAGAATGTAACAATGGTGTTATTGCCCACAAATTTTCACATTAACGCCTTCCGAAAAGAGCCGTTGCGGTCTTTTTCCATTCGTGTTTTTCCGCGTGCAGCCTGCCGTTGGCGCCGAGTTGGCGGCGAAGCTCGGGGTCGCGAATCAGTCGCTGAAAACAGGAGGAAATTTCTTCAATGCCACCTTCTTCGGCTAGAAGTCCCGTTTTCCCATCGAGGACTGCTTCCGGGATGCCTCCGGATCGAGTGGCTACGACGGGGAGCCCCATCGCGGAAGCGTCCAAATAGACGAGTCCAAAGCCTTCGACGCTCATCCGGGTCTGGCGGCTGGTCAGGGCAAAGATGTCGGCGGAGCGGTATTCCTCTTCCAGGGCTTTTTCATCGAGGGGGCCGGGAAGCTCGATGGGAAAGGGGCAGGTGGCTGCGTGTTGGAGGATTGATTCCCGGTAGCGCGAGCGGACGCTGGGGCCCACGATGCGGTACCGGATGAGTTTTTGGTCAGCCATGGGAAGCCGGCTCAGGGCTTGCAGGGTGTCGAGCTGTCCCTTGCGCGGGTGGATGCGGCCGACGGTGAGAATTGTAATTGCAGGGGATGAGGCCGATTTCTCCTGAGTGGCTGTCGCGGGTGCACTGAATTTCCACGAGGGTGCGCCGGGAGCGACAATGATGGGGGCGGTCACGCCGGGAAGCCGTTTATTGAGAAGTTGTCGGTTATAATCGGAGAGAACGTGGATGGCCCGGCATTGATTGAGGAGGCGGCGAAGAAGCCAGCGGCGGTGGGGCAGGCAGGTGAAGCGAAGGATTTCCGTTCCGTGGAGAATGAGGCTCGGAGGGCGGGAAAAGGAGATTCCGAAAAAAGGTGCATAGAGGGCGGCCCGGACTGCACCCGGTTCTGCGAGTACCCATTCCTCATCGGCTTGTGGGGGCCTCTTTTTGAGGAATCTCAGGAGTGCGATCCGGTCGCCCCAGTCCTGCTTGCCGCGGGTTTCGGTTCTTTCGATGGTAAAGGGGGCGGATTCGTCTTCTTCGGTTGGGTGACCCGGGGCGATGGCCGTCACGGTCCAGCCGAGCCGGGACGTGGCTTCGGCCAGTTCAGAAACTACCGTCGCCGCTCCGCCGATCTTTGGGCGAAATTCCTGAGTGACGAAGGTGATTCGTTGCGGTGCTGATGGATGGTCGGACAAGATGAGTACTTCCGGGGATCGTAAGCTTATAGGACGATCTCTCATTCGCTGAAGGCAAGGCGAAAGGAGGCGCATGGTTCACCCGGCGCAAATTGGTTTTCAGGTGTTGGCTTTTTGAATGGCCAAAGAGGCCGGAGCGAGGAAGCTGTTTGGTATGAGTCGGAGTTTAGGAATAGATCGTTGGATTTTGGGTTTAGTCGCAATTCTGGGGTTTTGCGGAGTCGTCGGGGGTGCGATTGGTGCTCATCCGCCCGAAGGCTTTTTGGCAGAGGCTAAGGAGCAGGCGGCGTGGACTTCGGCTTCCCTCTTTCTGCTGTTTCACGTTTTGGCGATTCTTGCATTGGCGGACTTGCGGTCGAGGAGTCTCGCTCCGTTTCGGCTGAGTGTGATCTTTTTTCTCGTCGGAATTTTTTTGTTTTCCGGGAGTATTTTTGCGCTATCGGCCGGGGCTCCCGGACTTCTCGGTCCGGTGACCCCGCTGGGAGGTCTCGCTCTGATGATCGGATGGTTGTCGCTGGCTTTTCGCCTGCTGGGAAAGACGTCGGCCTACTAAAGGCTTTGTTTGGGGACGAGGAAATGCGCTTCTTGGGCCAGCCACTGCTCCAGGGATGAGGTGATACCTTTGAAGATGGCCACTTCTGTGGGTTGTTCTTCAAGCGGGCTTTTGAGGATGGTCTCCAGATCCTTGCGGACGCTGTCGCTCAATTGAGAGGCCCAGTCTTCGCGGACGGGCAGGCCTTCAGTTTTGGCAAAGAGGTAGAGGGTTTTGAGGTAGGCCGCTCGAGGGGAGGGGCCGGTCTCGAGGGAATCAAAGAAACGCTCCGAAATCTGGAAGAGAACTTCGTAGTCGGCCAGATGCTGCGAATTCTTGCGGAGGATCTCTGCGAAGCGGGAGGCGATTTGAAGGATTTCGTAGGATCGCGCCAGTCCGCTGCGTCTTCGGGTGGGGTAATAGTCGGAGAGGAATATTAATTCGCCCTGCTTGGCGCGGGATATGCGCGCCTGACCGGTGTCGAAAAGATCGGGGCGATTTCCTCTCTTTGTTTTCCGAACGAGAGGATGATAGAGACCTTGGCTATGAGAGAGAAAAGCCAGGGACCAGAATTTCTCCCCTTTCTCTGCATAGTTTAAGACCAATCCGTGATCTTCTTCCGGGAGCATGGTTCAATCTTCGGATGACTGCGGGGGTAAGGCTGTCTTCCCGATGATGACGATCGCCGGGGAGGAGAGATTTGCCTTCTCGACGTCCTCGGCAACCGAGTGGAGTGCTGAGTAGAGGATTTTCTCTTCCGGGGTCGTCGCCCATTGAATCACCGCGCAGGGGGTCTCCGGGCTTAGTCCGCCCTCGATGAGGGAGTCGCGGATTTTTCCGAGCCGCCCCATGGCCATATAAAGGCAGAGAGTGGTCTGGAGCTTTGCGTAGTCGGCCCAGTTGACTCCGGTGTCTTCTTTGCTGGGGTCTTGGTGGCCGGTCAGAAAGACGACGGAGGAGTTGAAGGATCGATGAGTTAGAGGGATTTCCGCTCGTGCGGCGGCAGCGATGCTGGCCGTAATGGCGGGAACCACTTCATAGGGGATGCTTTCCGACCTCAGTCGGGTGACCTCTTCGCCGCCGCGGCCGAAAACAAAGGGGTCTCCCCCTTTGAGGCGGACGGTCGTTTTGCCCGATAGGCTGAGGCGAACCAGAACGTCCTGGATCTCTTCCTGCCTGAGGGAGTGGAATCCGGCACGTTTTCCGACACAGATTTTCTCGGCGTGAGCCGGAGCCCAATCGAGAATCTCTTTGGCGACCAGGTAGTCAAAGACGAGTGCGTCGCAGGAGCGAATGAGCTTTTCCGCCTTTCGGGTCAGCAGATCGGGATCTCCGGGGCCAGCACCTACTAGGTAGACCGTTGATCGTTGCGAAGTTGGGTCCGGGTTGCCGGAGTCTCTCATCGTGGTGGGTGCGTTTTTTCCGATTCCGTCCGAAGTTCAGAAACCCTCAAAAAAAAGGGTTTCAAAAAGGGGAATGGTGGTGGGGACAGGATTCGAACCTGTGAAGGGATAGACCCGGCTGATTTACAGTCAGCATCCGTTGGCCGCTTGGATACCCCACCGGAAAATTGTCCACAGTGGAGAGGTGCCCCCTCCTTGCCAAGTTTTTTTTGGATGATTTTTCACTTCTTTCTCGATCGCTGCTTCGACGGGGGAATCGGGAAACCGAATTTCGATTTGTCGGTGAAGTTTTTCGGGGTAATGGTTGGCCTTTCGATGGAGAGTTCAGAGATAGATTGGATCCAGTTGGGACTTCAGCTGCTGGGAGGACTGGCGTTGTTTCTCCTCGGTATGGAGGAGTTGACTGCTTCGCTGCGAGCCGTAGCCGGTGGGCACCTCAAAAAGTTTTTAGCGAAAGCCACGAAGAATCGTTTCCTGGCCTTGGTGTCTGGGACGGTCGTGACTGCAGCAGCTCAGAGCTCTTCCATCACGACGGTTCTTCTTGTCGGGTTCTGTTCGGTAGGCCTGCTCTCGCTTTCGAATTCGGTGGGTATCATCCTCGGAGCCAATCTGGGATCGACCGTCACGGCCCAGATTATCGCCTTCAATGTGACCCAATGGGGCCTATTGCTGGTCGCGATCGGTTTCGCAATGAGGCTGATCAAGCAGCGTGAAAAGGTTCGCTACGTGGGGGGACTTCTTCTCGGGCTTGGGTTGATCTTCTTTGGCATGGAATTGATGTCAGAGGCCACTCGTCCCTTGCGGGATTATCAGCCGTTTGTCGACCTCATGGCCGAGATGACCAATCCGGCGTTCGGGATTCTTTGCGGGTTGCTGTTTACCGCGCTGGTCCAGAGTTCAGCTGCCGCCACCGGGTTGACGATTGTTCTGGCGACTGAGGGGTTCTTGAGCCTTCCTGGTGCGATTGCCGTCGTTCTCGGCTCGAATGTGGGAACTTGTGTGACGGCTTTGATGGCGGCGGTCGGACAGCCTCGAATCGCCCTGCGGGTGGCGATGATTCATGTTTTGTTCAATGTGGGAGGGGTCCTGATATGGTTGCCGTTTTTACCCTATCTCGCGGATATTGCTCTCTGGATGACGAACCTATTTTCGCCGGGAAGCGGCGATGACGTGGGAAGGGCCGTCGCCAACGCGCATACTGTTTTTAACTTTATCAATGCGTTTCTCTTTCTCGGTTTTACCGGGCTGCTTGTGTCTCTGGTCGAAAAGATGATTCCGGAGAGGGATAAAGATCGGCGCATCAACCGGTTTCTGGATGACTATTACCTGTCGGAGCCAGAGACGGCGCTTGGGCAGGTGCGCGCGGAGGTCGTGGATTTTCTCCAGACCGTTTCCGGGTTGCATCGGGATTTGAGCCAGGCCATAGGCGAGAAGAACGAGAAACGCATTCGCGAATTTGACGGGGCGGATGATGAGATCGACCGTCGTCAGGAAGATCTTTTGCGTTTCCTTGGACGTTTGGCCGAGAAGCGGCTGACAGGTCTCCAGCAGGCGCAATCGAATTCTTTTGTCGGGATTGTGAATCAGATCGAAAATTTGGGGGATCTTCTCGACCATGTTTTTCAGGGGCTGGGAATCGACTTGCTTGAACTGGAAAGTGGCATGAGTGACGAGACGAGTCGGTTGCTCCTTCAATTGACCGATGGGGTTCAGGAAGTTTTTGCCCGAGGGATCGAGGCCGTGAGGCATCCGACTAGCGAGACGAAGAAAGAGGTAGTTGATCAGGAGAGGGGCGTTCGGCAACTTGTCCGTGAAGCAAAGGATTCTCTCTCCACTCGGCTAGCGAATCGAGATGATGAGCGGTTGAGGATCTTCCGGATCGAGGTCGATATGATCGAGTGTCAGTCCCGTGTCGCGCATATCCTAGCGGAGATCGCCCGGGAGATTCGGCTCGAAAAGGGAGCTTAATTCTCGCCTTCGAACTGTTCCCAAGCCCGTTTCCAATGACGGGCCGCCGAATCCCAGTCATCTGCGCGGGTAGCTTCCTCTGAGTCGGAAAAGGCTCGGGCCGCTGCCAAAAACTGGAGGGCAAAGGATTCGTTGGTGAAGTGGTGGGTAACTTTGAGGAAGGAAGAGGAATCCTGCTGAGCGAGAGCCACTTCCCCCTTGGTCCGGAGAGTCTTGTTTTTGAGCTTTTGGGCGCTGGGAATGCGGAATTGTCCAATGGCGACCTCCGACCTGTCGCGCTGGAGGTTTGGAGGTAGGCAATTTTGGATATCCGAGAGTTCAAAGGGTTTTCCGAGAAAGCGGTCCGCGCCAGAGCGGAACGAATTCTCTTCGGAGTCTGGGTTGCCCGCTGCCGAGGTCGCGATGACGAAGGGAATCTGGGCAGATTTTTTCCAGCGTTCAATGAGTAGGCATCCGTCACCATCCGGTAGCTGGAGGTCAACGATAGCGACAGCGAAAGAATATCGGGAGGCGATGATTTCCGCTTCTGCCATAGACTGTGCAAGAAGAGAACGGCATTTGAAGTGTTGGAAATAGTTGAGGTAGAGCTCTCCCACATTGGCTTCATCCTCGACTAAGAGGATATCGTAATCTGGATCGGATGGGTGGGCCGAGACATTCGTCGAGATCGGAACGCGGAGGCAGAGGCGGTTTTGATCGTTGTCGGAGGTCTCATGAAATATGTCTCCTTGAAGTCGATCCAGAAAAGGCCTGAGAGTGCAGAGGGTCTCTATGAGGCCCTCGGGGGAGGCCGCCTCTCGTTTCACGACTGTGACTTCCTCCGAATTCTCCGCAGCGAATTCAATCTGGAGATCCTTTCCCTCGGTCTGGACCTTGAGTGAAAGGCTTCGGATTCCCTTTTCTGTTGCGAGGGTATGTTCCAGCATCTCCGTTATCGTTTTGCGGAGACATGCCGTATGGAGATATGATTTTTCTGGAAGACCTGTGGCTAGATCCAGCTGGAGTCGATCCAGCTTACTTTCGTGGCCAACGATGAGTTCCTCTTGGAGAGAAAGAAAAAGCTCCCGGATTCCGGTCAGGGATGGGCTTTCTTCGAGGATGGATCTATCGGAGGAAGGCTTCATGGAGCAACCTCTCGATAGTGGGGGCTCCCTTGCTCCCTACGGAAGAGTAAAATTGGTTTTTGTCGCGGTATCGGCGACTATGGTCTTATGGACTTTCCGAAGGAAACAGGCGCACCGCTTCCCGAATCAGCTCGGAGGAGGAGGTTAGCTGTAGCTTCCGCTTGATGTTTTCCCGGTGTCTCTCGACCGTTTTGCCACTAATGCCAAGACGACTCGCGATCCCACGATTAGTGCGACCGGAGGCGACTTCACGGAGAATTTCCTCTTCCCGACGCGTGAGGTTGGGCAGGCGGGCAGATTTTTCCCGACCGACATAGGGGGAAATCGAATGAGAAACGTACGACAGGCCGCTACGGACACTGAGGAGCCCTCGAATCAGTTCTTCGGACGAGTCTGATTTACTGACAAATGCGTTGGCACCGTTTTCGAGAGCGCGTTTCGCGATGAGATAATTGCGGGAGGCACTTAGGATGAGAAAGCGGACATCGGGATGAGCCGTTTTCCAAGCTTGGATCTCGTGGAGGGCGTCGTCATCTCCGAGCGCTAGATCGAGAATGACGATATCAATATCTTGCGTGGCGAGGGATTGAGTGACGCCCGTGACCGATTCCGTAGTGTCGATCACGATGAATTCATCTCGACCCGAGAGCCAGAGATTGATCGTGTCTCTTACCAGCACGTGGTCCTCTGCGATGAGCAGTCGACTGGCTTCGGGACTCTGGTCTTTGGATTCCATAAAGATCTATTCGTAAAACGATATATTAGAAAATGAAACCAAATTCAGAGCATGAGGGGCGGTTTTTTAATTTCTTCACTGACGGAAGCTCCTTTCCGGTAGTGCTGGATCGCACGAATTGCGTTGGAGGTGCGGATTTTGCCACTCCCCGAGATTATTGCATGTTCGTTGCCAATCTGCTTTAGGAGCATCTTGTAAATTTGTAAAAGGTTCTTTCGCTCGATTTCCGAAGGGTTTTCCCGCAGAGGATCCGCGGCCCATGGGAGGTCGATCTCAAGCAGGAGTGTAAGGGGGTAGGAATGTGAACGGGTGACGGCATCGATCCGCGGAGATACCCGGCCGTATTTGTAATGGCTCCAGACCCAAACGACCTCGGGCCCGGTGTCGCAAAAAAGATACTCTCCTGCGCTCGAAGCCGCTTCGTTCTCGAGGGCAATCTGGCCTTCGAGGATCGTTTCCAAATCTTCTTCCTGATAGGGGCGGCCGAGCTCTTTGAGATAGATCCGGGCGTATTCGGGGACCCAAGGGCAGTTGAATTGCCGGGCAAGGGCCTGGGTAAGAGAACTTTTTCCAGTAGCTTCGGGTCCGGTGATGCAGATGCGGAGGGTCATGCCGAGGCCAGGGAAGTGGTGGATTGGCTGCGGTATTGCTTGAGCCAGATGAAAAAACCGACGACTGCAATAAGCGAGTAGAATGCCATCAGTCCCGCGTAGATTGGGAGCTCGCGGGAGTGATAAAGCCAGACCGAAAACGCGTCGATCGCCACCCAATACAGCCAGTTCTCTAAAATCCGTTGTGCGACCATCCAGGTGGCGAGAAAGCTGAAAACGGTTGAGCCCGCGTCAGCGTAAATATTGGAGCTGCCGAGAAGGTCGAGGATCTGAGCCAAGCCGATCGTTAGCAGAATGGAGATGGTGATGGCCAGCGCGTGAAACCGAATCGATCGGACGAGAATGGGGGGATTGGTATTGAGCTTTGATCCGTATTTCCAGTGAAAGTAGCCGTAGAGGCCCATGACCACATAGTAGACATAAAGTAGGGATTCGGCCAGCAGATTCACTCGGATAAAGAGCCAGACGCTGAGAAGGGAGGCCGCAATTCCGAACCACCATCCAGATCTACGGTTGACGGCGATCAGGCCCACGTAGAGCAGGCTCAGGATTACCGTGATGATTTCGATTCTTTGATCGATACTGATGGTTCGAAGGAACTCCATGGGACCTCACAATGTGGGGCCCACGTTTGTGAATCGAGGGTTTTGTCGGTCCGAGGGAGAGGCGTGATGGCCTCGGGTGCCGTATTAATTTCAGTTTCCGGGCAGCGGCGGCATAGGAGCGCCCATTGAAAGCGAAATCAAGCGAAGGAAGGTCCACTCGCGGTCCGAAGTTTCATTGTCACTCAGAACGATGGCGGCTGCAGCCTCAAGGACCTCCTTGCGGATCGCAAAGGAGGCGCTGCTCATTTCGGCGAGTATTTGTGAAAGATGGGATAGTTCCGGAATCGATTCAGGGGGTCTAACCGTGGGAGCCAGTAGCGGCTGTTTGGAAACGGCCTCTTCGAACTCGCGTTTTGCAGTTTCTCCGTCGGGACTTTCAAGGCTGGCCACGAGGTAGAGTAGCTTCGAGATGGGCGAAGAAAATTTTGCCACATTCTTCTCAAGACGCTGCGACGAAGATTTTTGGCTTCCGGCCGGCGCAAACTGGCGATGAACCACATCGAGCACCAGTGATTCGCGAAGTGAGAGCTTTCCATCGGCGTCTGCGAGCTTCTGCAGGAGGGCCGTGAAAGCTTCCTGCTCGTCCTTCTTGAGTTTTCGGAGGCCTGGGAAGCAGAGTTCCATAACCGCAAAACGGTCGGAGGCGGATAGAGTGACCATGGATCGAGAGCGGGATTCTACCGTCTCAGCAAAGGCCGGACTCGATTCGGTGCGGATGATCTCGATTTGATCGGAAAAAACTTTATCTTCGGGGGAGAGAATTAGAGCGGCAAAGGTGGATCGC is a genomic window containing:
- a CDS encoding TorF family putative porin, yielding MNKLSKILPAAVVFATASFSTAIAQEEEESFPIEGNIGVTSNYLFRGVTQTGDGAAVQGGLDYAHESGVYVGTWTSNVNFAGGTELDVYGGYAGEYEEVGYDVGVVGYLYPEKDGEDANFAELYLGLSYDMFGAGVAYTFYSEIDDGAFAENDLYFYVSGGYDITETVSVSLTLGYYFFDAASDSDYFHGQIDLTKSTDLGDFTFSYSQADESDLATDDPLFFVSWGLGF
- a CDS encoding glycosyltransferase family 4 protein; translation: MSDHPSAPQRITFVTQEFRPKIGGAATVVSELAEATSRLGWTVTAIAPGHPTEEDESAPFTIERTETRGKQDWGDRIALLRFLKKRPPQADEEWVLAEPGAVRAALYAPFFGISFSRPPSLILHGTEILRFTCLPHRRWLLRRLLNQCRAIHVLSDYNRQLLNKRLPGVTAPIIVAPGAPSWKFSAPATATQEKSASSPAITILTVGRIHPRKGQLDTLQALSRLPMADQKLIRYRIVGPSVRSRYRESILQHAATCPFPIELPGPLDEKALEEEYRSADIFALTSRQTRMSVEGFGLVYLDASAMGLPVVATRSGGIPEAVLDGKTGLLAEEGGIEEISSCFQRLIRDPELRRQLGANGRLHAEKHEWKKTATALFGRR
- a CDS encoding DUF423 domain-containing protein; amino-acid sequence: MSRSLGIDRWILGLVAILGFCGVVGGAIGAHPPEGFLAEAKEQAAWTSASLFLLFHVLAILALADLRSRSLAPFRLSVIFFLVGIFLFSGSIFALSAGAPGLLGPVTPLGGLALMIGWLSLAFRLLGKTSAY
- the cobA gene encoding uroporphyrinogen-III C-methyltransferase, with the translated sequence MRDSGNPDPTSQRSTVYLVGAGPGDPDLLTRKAEKLIRSCDALVFDYLVAKEILDWAPAHAEKICVGKRAGFHSLRQEEIQDVLVRLSLSGKTTVRLKGGDPFVFGRGGEEVTRLRSESIPYEVVPAITASIAAAARAEIPLTHRSFNSSVVFLTGHQDPSKEDTGVNWADYAKLQTTLCLYMAMGRLGKIRDSLIEGGLSPETPCAVIQWATTPEEKILYSALHSVAEDVEKANLSSPAIVIIGKTALPPQSSED
- a CDS encoding Na/Pi cotransporter family protein; this encodes MIFHFFLDRCFDGGIGKPNFDLSVKFFGVMVGLSMESSEIDWIQLGLQLLGGLALFLLGMEELTASLRAVAGGHLKKFLAKATKNRFLALVSGTVVTAAAQSSSITTVLLVGFCSVGLLSLSNSVGIILGANLGSTVTAQIIAFNVTQWGLLLVAIGFAMRLIKQREKVRYVGGLLLGLGLIFFGMELMSEATRPLRDYQPFVDLMAEMTNPAFGILCGLLFTALVQSSAAATGLTIVLATEGFLSLPGAIAVVLGSNVGTCVTALMAAVGQPRIALRVAMIHVLFNVGGVLIWLPFLPYLADIALWMTNLFSPGSGDDVGRAVANAHTVFNFINAFLFLGFTGLLVSLVEKMIPERDKDRRINRFLDDYYLSEPETALGQVRAEVVDFLQTVSGLHRDLSQAIGEKNEKRIREFDGADDEIDRRQEDLLRFLGRLAEKRLTGLQQAQSNSFVGIVNQIENLGDLLDHVFQGLGIDLLELESGMSDETSRLLLQLTDGVQEVFARGIEAVRHPTSETKKEVVDQERGVRQLVREAKDSLSTRLANRDDERLRIFRIEVDMIECQSRVAHILAEIAREIRLEKGA
- a CDS encoding response regulator transcription factor, whose amino-acid sequence is MKPSSDRSILEESPSLTGIRELFLSLQEELIVGHESKLDRLQLDLATGLPEKSYLHTACLRKTITEMLEHTLATEKGIRSLSLKVQTEGKDLQIEFAAENSEEVTVVKREAASPEGLIETLCTLRPFLDRLQGDIFHETSDNDQNRLCLRVPISTNVSAHPSDPDYDILLVEDEANVGELYLNYFQHFKCRSLLAQSMAEAEIIASRYSFAVAIVDLQLPDGDGCLLIERWKKSAQIPFVIATSAAGNPDSEENSFRSGADRFLGKPFELSDIQNCLPPNLQRDRSEVAIGQFRIPSAQKLKNKTLRTKGEVALAQQDSSSFLKVTHHFTNESFALQFLAAARAFSDSEEATRADDWDSAARHWKRAWEQFEGEN
- a CDS encoding LuxR C-terminal-related transcriptional regulator, which encodes MESKDQSPEASRLLIAEDHVLVRDTINLWLSGRDEFIVIDTTESVTGVTQSLATQDIDIVILDLALGDDDALHEIQAWKTAHPDVRFLILSASRNYLIAKRALENGANAFVSKSDSSEELIRGLLSVRSGLSYVSHSISPYVGREKSARLPNLTRREEEILREVASGRTNRGIASRLGISGKTVERHRENIKRKLQLTSSSELIREAVRLFPSESP
- a CDS encoding AAA family ATPase, translated to MTLRICITGPEATGKSSLTQALARQFNCPWVPEYARIYLKELGRPYQEEDLETILEGQIALENEAASSAGEYLFCDTGPEVVWVWSHYKYGRVSPRIDAVTRSHSYPLTLLLEIDLPWAADPLRENPSEIERKNLLQIYKMLLKQIGNEHAIISGSGKIRTSNAIRAIQHYRKGASVSEEIKKPPLML
- the pnuC gene encoding nicotinamide riboside transporter PnuC; translation: MEFLRTISIDQRIEIITVILSLLYVGLIAVNRRSGWWFGIAASLLSVWLFIRVNLLAESLLYVYYVVMGLYGYFHWKYGSKLNTNPPILVRSIRFHALAITISILLTIGLAQILDLLGSSNIYADAGSTVFSFLATWMVAQRILENWLYWVAIDAFSVWLYHSRELPIYAGLMAFYSLIAVVGFFIWLKQYRSQSTTSLASA